The genomic DNA TACTCAcaagatacacacacacacacacgcgtatacataattttctcatttgtaattatttataaaattatatatatactttgtcataaattttcacatatttctACATTAATCAAATGCATTTCCTTGCATGCAAActtattctataatttgttATGGTATATCTAAGGTGGTTGGTGAAATTATTCTGGTATGGAAAGGATCATGACTTggagatgaaaaatttatacaatacacTGCCTGCTGATGTGAGTGAACTTCTGGGAAATAGACTAGAACagtaagagaaattattttattattaaagtaaatttatatattataattgtgcaCATTGATATGTGATGAGAtcttaatgttaataaattgttgatacaaaaaaattatatttcttgatattgTTGTCACTTTTCTCACATAAATGGATGCTTATAGACAttggaaaaatgaaatatgtacAGCTGAGAAGAATGGTAGAAATCCTAAATTTTTCACAGCTTTAAGGCAAACATTTATCTGGTCATTTCTCTATTATGGAGGatggattttatttatgacCACTATTTTAAggtgattataataattataatcagagTGACTAACTCTTTGTGtattatactatatgtatTTCTTCATAGAGTCCTGCAACCATATTTATTGGGTCTGCTTATTTGGCATTTTGATCCAAGAGCAATATCCACCCAAGAAGAAGCATATTTCTATGCAACTGGTATAATAATTGTAGGAATAATGACAATGTTAATCAACCACCATTCATATGTAGGTTTAACAGAGATTGGAATGCGAGTAAGAATAGCAAGTTCTTCTCTTATGTACAGAAAGgtaatttaattagtaaattaaaattaaagtttcttttgattttattttgataattttttgtgttattcaattttttcataatccaGAATCTTactatgattatatatatctttttgattttttttttctatagataTTGCGCTTATCAAAATCATCTACGACTACTCCAGGAcagattattaatcttttatcaaatGATATGTCTAAATTTGATCagctatttacatttttacattacatttggATAATGCCTATACAAGGTgcaataattgcatatttaatatggcAAAACGTCGGCATTGCTTCATTGACCGGTATATTTCTGATAACAATTCAAACTATTCCACTTCAAGgtaatgcataaaattataaaaaaataacacatacCTAATGCGcaattaacaataagtttatatttatgtactttattatttactttgtaatactttgtattatatactttacagGATATATAAGTAAATGGACTTCAAAATTGCGTTTGAAAACTGCAATGAGAACTGATGAGAGAATTCGTTTGATGTCCGAAATAATCAGTGGTATACAAGTTATCAAAATGTACACTTGGGAAAAACCATTTCAGGAACTAGTTAATTGCATAAGAaagtttgtattatatttctcttgcaGTTTCGTTATCATAACagagaaatttaatgtaataagcacattattttatatctagatATGAAATCGATGTTCTTACATTAATGTCATACTTAAGAGGTTTCACTTTGGCCACGTTTGTCTTCACGGAAAGaacaacattatattttactatcatGACTTATGTACTATTTGGATATTCAATATCAGCAGATAAAGTTTTCTCAATGGCACAGTACTTTAACATTCTTCAGTTAACTATGGCAATATTTTATCCTCTAGCTGTTGCATCTGTTGCCGAAACAGCTGTATCTATAAAGAGAATTGaagtaagataaatttatcagaTTATTATGAAACAACTATCTATCAAATTAGACATATTGCATGAATCTATCGTTTTCTTAattgtatcatataaatttatatatttcaatatacaaatattatctgaaaatattatctttgaaatggtaattttgtaacataattggattttcaaataagaatgtttcaatatttccatatttatcttaatgcGTGCAAgactttatatcaattattaatattaatagataaggTTTTTTTCAACAGAACTTTCtcttattaaatgaaaacattTCATTGGTACAATCATTGCCAGTTACTAATGAAATAAGTATCTTAATGAAAAACGTTAATGCTTCGTGGACAACCACTGGAATAATGAatacattacataatattaacattgaaATTGGAACTGGAAAACTTTATGTTATTGTTGGTTCTACAGGTTCAGGaaaggtatatattttttgtattatatatatgtatatatatgtatatgtgtaatatgagtgtaaaaattttttatcattaaaaaaaaaaaaagtttgtctAATTTTCAGAGTTCTTTCTTGCAAGCCATTTTAGGCGAACTGGAACCATCGCATGggcagatatatataaatggcaAAATATCATATGCTAGTCAAGAACCTTGGCTGTTTGCAGACACaatacgaaataatattttatttgatcaaccctacaataaagataaatatcaaagAGTTGTAAAAGTATGCGCTCTTGTGAGAGATTTTGAGCAACTTCTGTACGGTGATAAGACCTTTGTCGGTGAAAGAGGTACGGCACTTAGTGGTGGTCAACGTGCGAGAATTAATTTGGCAAGGTAAATTTGCATTCACTTATgtacgatttattttatattctaacaGAATCTCTATTCTTATAGAGCCGTTTATAGAGACgctaatatttatcttttcgaCGATCCTTTATCAGCTGTCGATACTAACGTTGGCAGACATTTGTTTGAtgaatgcataaatatttacttacaaaataaaacaagaattcTCGTGACTCatcaattacaatatttgaaacaatgcgactatattattattctaaataacgtacgtgtaaaatattacattatacacatacacatgtgtTATATGtacagataattatttataactattatGAGTATACAAAATGAGTATACAAATGCTGAatgattttgttattttttaaaagggTCAAATTGACAATGAAGGCACATTTATGACtcttcaagaaaaaaagatagattttttaGAAACCTTATCAAAAGATCAAGAAGTTAACGAAGAGACGaaagaatcattaaaaattgatacaaatcTTACATCTGAAgtaacacaaaataataaggaTAACAATGAAGAAGTAGATGAGGTCGAACCTGAAGAAATCGAAGAGCTTTTGGCCAAAGGAAGTTTATCAAAATCACTTTACTGGAAATATATTCGTAGTGGTGCGTCGATTATCATGATCGTTATCTTTCTATTTTGCATGATTTTGGGACAAATTGGAAGCAGTGGTTGTGAATATTGGCTCGGCTATTGGTAAGTTTctataaagagaaagattcaCTCTATTATTGcatgaatgaaaataaattttataatgcagGACGAAACAGGAAGAAATGCGTGTGAAGGCTATACGGGAATGGCAGTATAATACAAAgaacaattttacaatttcatcTTTTACCCCGAGATCTATTAAACAAACAGACAATAACTCAGAgacgaataataaattcactGAAGTTTGGATAAcagattatttgaaatatcaatCCAGCAATACTACATTGCCACAAAACTTTACTTCCAATAATATTGTTAGTATTTCAGTCATATTTCTatgatataatcaaatttgcagcattcataaatcttttttgctACTTCACTTAGGCTAAAATTATGGATATGGATTTTTACTTTCTTGACACAAATACAGCCTTATGGATTTATGGAGGTTTT from Cataglyphis hispanica isolate Lineage 1 chromosome 21, ULB_Chis1_1.0, whole genome shotgun sequence includes the following:
- the LOC126857282 gene encoding ATP-binding cassette sub-family C member 4-like isoform X2, which encodes MDATKKINNPNPRASANPISKLFFWWLVKLFWYGKDHDLEMKNLYNTLPADVSELLGNRLEQHWKNEICTAEKNGRNPKFFTALRQTFIWSFLYYGGWILFMTTILRVLQPYLLGLLIWHFDPRAISTQEEAYFYATGIIIVGIMTMLINHHSYVGLTEIGMRVRIASSSLMYRKILRLSKSSTTTPGQIINLLSNDMSKFDQLFTFLHYIWIMPIQGAIIAYLIWQNVGIASLTGIFLITIQTIPLQGYISKWTSKLRLKTAMRTDERIRLMSEIISGIQVIKMYTWEKPFQELVNCIRKYEIDVLTLMSYLRGFTLATFVFTERTTLYFTIMTYVLFGYSISADKVFSMAQYFNILQLTMAIFYPLAVASVAETAVSIKRIENFLLLNENISLVQSLPVTNEISILMKNVNASWTTTGIMNTLHNINIEIGTGKLYVIVGSTGSGKSSFLQAILGELEPSHGQIYINGKISYASQEPWLFADTIRNNILFDQPYNKDKYQRVVKVCALVRDFEQLLYGDKTFVGERGTALSGGQRARINLARAVYRDANIYLFDDPLSAVDTNVGRHLFDECINIYLQNKTRILVTHQLQYLKQCDYIIILNNGQIDNEGTFMTLQEKKIDFLETLSKDQEVNEETKESLKIDTNLTSEVTQNNKDNNEEVDEVEPEEIEELLAKGSLSKSLYWKYIRSGASIIMIVIFLFCMILGQIGSSGCEYWLGYWTKQEEMRVKAIREWQYNTKNNFTISSFTPRSIKQTDNNSETNNKFTEVWITDYLKYQSSNTTLPQNFTSNNIAKIMDMDFYFLDTNTALWIYGGFLTISVVMTTCRNLIFYKICMNASKNLHNFMFSCLLKAPMSFFDKNPSGRILNRFSKDIGAVDEILPRTTIEAIQIFVVMIGILIQVLIINWWIIFPIIIMGILYNEIRKIYIPTAQTIKRLEGNAKSPVFSHVNSTLSGLTTIRSAGAQEIVRKQFDEHQDLHTSTYSLIVTTENTFAGNVGLAISQVLVLCGMMQYGIRQTAETITQMTSVERILQFTELEKEGPFESNPTDKPPSNWPVKGEIKFDRVSLQYAKSEPPVLKSLSFIVEPGMKIGIVGRTGAGKSSLISTLFHMTKFDGDIYIDKVNTKKIGLHDLRNKISIIPQEPMLFSATLRDNLDPFRKFHDADLWSALEEVQLKDAIASLDHGIEHSGSNLSAGQRQLICLARAILQDNRILVLDEATANVDPTTDALIQTTIRNKFKACTVLTIAHRLNTIMDSDKVLLMDHGQMLEFDHPYILLQNEKSHFSAMVQETEKLMTEQLKQCAKRAYEQQYESTKL
- the LOC126857282 gene encoding ATP-binding cassette subfamily C member 4-like isoform X1, with amino-acid sequence MDATKKINNPNPRASANPISKLFFWWLVKLFWYGKDHDLEMKNLYNTLPADVSELLGNRLEQHWKNEICTAEKNGRNPKFFTALRQTFIWSFLYYGGWILFMTTILRVLQPYLLGLLIWHFDPRAISTQEEAYFYATGIIIVGIMTMLINHHSYVGLTEIGMRVRIASSSLMYRKILRLSKSSTTTPGQIINLLSNDMSKFDQLFTFLHYIWIMPIQGAIIAYLIWQNVGIASLTGIFLITIQTIPLQGYISKWTSKLRLKTAMRTDERIRLMSEIISGIQVIKMYTWEKPFQELVNCIRKYEIDVLTLMSYLRGFTLATFVFTERTTLYFTIMTYVLFGYSISADKVFSMAQYFNILQLTMAIFYPLAVASVAETAVSIKRIENFLLLNENISLVQSLPVTNEISILMKNVNASWTTTGIMNTLHNINIEIGTGKLYVIVGSTGSGKSSFLQAILGELEPSHGQIYINGKISYASQEPWLFADTIRNNILFDQPYNKDKYQRVVKVCALVRDFEQLLYGDKTFVGERGTALSGGQRARINLARAVYRDANIYLFDDPLSAVDTNVGRHLFDECINIYLQNKTRILVTHQLQYLKQCDYIIILNNGQIDNEGTFMTLQEKKIDFLETLSKDQEVNEETKESLKIDTNLTSEVTQNNKDNNEEVDEVEPEEIEELLAKGSLSKSLYWKYIRSGASIIMIVIFLFCMILGQIGSSGCEYWLGYWTKQEEMRVKAIREWQYNTKNNFTISSFTPRSIKQTDNNSETNNKFTEVWITDYLKYQSSNTTLPQNFTSNNIAKIMDMDFYFLDTNTALWIYGGFLTISVVMTTCRNLIFYKICMNASKNLHNFMFSCLLKAPMSFFDKNPSGRILNRFSKDIGAVDEILPRTTIEAIQIFVVMIGILIQVLIINWWIIFPIIIMGILYNEIRKIYIPTAQTIKRLEGNAKSPVFSHVNSTLSGLTTIRSAGAQEIVRKQFDEHQDLHTSTYSLIVTTGTMFGFALDMVTIGFIAFVTFSFIALNDENTFAGNVGLAISQVLVLCGMMQYGIRQTAETITQMTSVERILQFTELEKEGPFESNPTDKPPSNWPVKGEIKFDRVSLQYAKSEPPVLKSLSFIVEPGMKIGIVGRTGAGKSSLISTLFHMTKFDGDIYIDKVNTKKIGLHDLRNKISIIPQEPMLFSATLRDNLDPFRKFHDADLWSALEEVQLKDAIASLDHGIEHSGSNLSAGQRQLICLARAILQDNRILVLDEATANVDPTTDALIQTTIRNKFKACTVLTIAHRLNTIMDSDKVLLMDHGQMLEFDHPYILLQNEKSHFSAMVQETEKLMTEQLKQCAKRAYEQQYESTKL